In a genomic window of Spirosoma agri:
- a CDS encoding HK97 family phage prohead protease, whose product MNELVATVEERLYKTSITVEERSATEGGGKFFVGTGIVFNQPSRPLYDQKRGVFQEIIEPGAIDDDTDLSEVLAVFNHDENRLLGANYSGTLSFKTTETGVDVRILKPENTVGNDCEVWVNRGDIRGMSFKFFVAKDRWETKDNVLYRYVEKISKLMDLSLVTRAAYLQTTIGVAASTRSYAGISAEEATTRGLYMREKKQLNDNDQAFLTGMVAQLQTQIDFVSQGIPKLTDKNVKRLAAGRLSDLIYSQSWIEETIAELQEAVVETPETPVDAERSAKPAGEAATQQPTTENPETRSAESSENIQSEETQGHSLDWYKAKNTAHRNSL is encoded by the coding sequence ATGAACGAGCTAGTCGCCACCGTTGAAGAACGGCTCTATAAAACCAGTATCACCGTCGAAGAGCGGTCCGCTACCGAAGGTGGGGGCAAATTCTTTGTCGGTACCGGTATCGTCTTCAATCAACCCTCGCGGCCGCTCTACGATCAGAAGCGGGGCGTATTTCAGGAAATCATCGAGCCGGGTGCCATCGACGATGACACCGATCTGTCGGAGGTGCTGGCCGTGTTCAATCACGACGAGAACCGGCTGCTGGGCGCGAATTATTCGGGAACGCTGAGTTTTAAAACCACCGAAACGGGCGTGGACGTGCGGATTCTCAAGCCCGAGAACACCGTTGGCAACGACTGTGAGGTCTGGGTCAACCGGGGTGATATCCGGGGCATGAGCTTTAAGTTCTTTGTGGCCAAGGACCGCTGGGAAACCAAGGATAACGTACTCTACCGCTACGTCGAGAAGATCAGCAAGCTGATGGACCTTTCGCTGGTGACCCGGGCGGCTTATCTGCAAACCACCATTGGCGTAGCGGCTTCGACGCGTTCCTACGCGGGCATCTCTGCCGAAGAAGCCACGACACGCGGCTTGTATATGCGCGAAAAGAAACAGCTTAACGACAATGACCAGGCGTTTCTGACGGGCATGGTTGCCCAGTTGCAAACCCAGATCGATTTCGTCTCGCAGGGCATTCCCAAGCTGACCGACAAGAATGTCAAGCGCCTGGCTGCGGGCCGGCTGAGCGATCTGATCTATTCGCAAAGCTGGATCGAAGAAACGATCGCCGAGCTTCAGGAAGCTGTCGTCGAAACGCCCGAAACGCCCGTCGATGCCGAGCGTAGCGCTAAGCCAGCCGGCGAAGCGGCGACCCAGCAACCCACTACCGAAAATCCAGAGACGCGCTCCGCGGAGTCGTCTGAAAACATCCAGTCGGAGGAAACACAAGGGCATTCCTTGGACTGGTATAAAGCGAAAAATACTGCCCATCGTAACTCTTTATAA
- a CDS encoding phage portal protein yields the protein MRVSAVYACINRIASTIAMLPIGVYKETEYGRDLDKKDPLQQLFIYGLDELMNRFNFMNMLVATCLARGNSYAFIERDTYMKPIGVRFLEPGECQPIYVNMGRTRYLYYTVFGEIVNKRDIIHLKCPGTNGIEGKSPIELFANGIGLSLAAEEFGGKFFGQGAGGMGVLETGKTFKDSGAIDRLRKQFAERQAGLSNAHKPLILEDGMTYKPVTIPPNHAQFIETRNFQVEDIARMYGVPQHKIGKLDRSTNNNIEHQNKEFITDTILPWTEQVRQEFESKLIAEDDKEVKEVVFDFDFLLRGDSTAEATKIQALFNTASITPNEIRRRSNMNRKPNLDDTFTQMNMQKVTADSHMGEAKPKVGDGKPDPADPKPSTDA from the coding sequence ATGCGCGTATCGGCGGTCTACGCCTGTATCAACCGCATTGCGTCGACCATCGCCATGCTGCCCATCGGCGTCTACAAAGAAACCGAGTACGGCCGGGATCTGGACAAGAAAGATCCCTTGCAGCAGCTGTTCATCTACGGGCTCGACGAGCTGATGAACCGCTTCAATTTTATGAACATGCTGGTAGCTACGTGCCTGGCCCGGGGTAATTCCTACGCCTTCATTGAGCGCGATACCTACATGAAGCCGATCGGCGTGCGCTTTTTGGAGCCCGGTGAGTGTCAGCCCATCTACGTCAACATGGGCCGCACGCGCTATCTGTACTACACCGTGTTCGGGGAGATTGTCAACAAGCGGGATATCATTCACCTCAAGTGCCCGGGTACCAACGGCATCGAGGGCAAAAGTCCCATCGAGCTGTTTGCCAACGGCATCGGGCTATCGCTGGCGGCCGAGGAGTTCGGCGGCAAGTTCTTCGGCCAGGGGGCGGGGGGTATGGGCGTGCTGGAGACGGGAAAAACCTTCAAAGACTCGGGCGCGATCGACCGGCTGCGCAAGCAGTTTGCCGAGCGGCAGGCGGGCCTCAGCAACGCCCACAAGCCGCTGATTCTGGAAGACGGCATGACCTATAAACCGGTCACCATTCCGCCCAACCACGCCCAGTTCATCGAGACGCGCAACTTCCAGGTGGAAGATATCGCCCGGATGTACGGAGTACCCCAGCACAAGATTGGCAAGCTCGACCGCTCGACGAATAACAACATCGAGCACCAGAACAAGGAGTTTATTACTGACACCATTTTGCCCTGGACTGAGCAGGTTCGGCAGGAATTCGAAAGTAAGCTGATTGCCGAAGACGATAAGGAAGTCAAAGAGGTTGTCTTTGATTTTGATTTTCTGCTGCGGGGAGATTCCACGGCCGAAGCCACCAAGATCCAAGCGCTCTTCAACACGGCCTCCATTACGCCGAACGAGATCCGCCGGCGCAGCAACATGAACCGCAAACCGAATCTGGACGACACCTTCACCCAGATGAACATGCAAAAGGTGACCGCCGATTCGCATATGGGTGAAGCAAAACCCAAAGTGGGTGACGGTAAACCCGACCCCGCCGACCCTAAACCATCTACTGACGCATGA
- a CDS encoding phage head completion protein, whose translation MAKPLQAGNLDRTLDLFTKDAHKNGKGEKIGESPSPFAQNVPCRKRETGGVETGGDGSGSAQASRETAFGTVEFDLRYRTGVLETMILYCEGVRYDILNVREGEGRRQWLIIEAQKHD comes from the coding sequence ATGGCCAAGCCCTTACAAGCCGGCAACCTGGATCGGACGCTGGACCTGTTTACCAAAGACGCCCACAAAAACGGCAAAGGCGAAAAGATTGGTGAATCACCATCGCCCTTCGCCCAAAACGTGCCCTGTCGTAAACGCGAAACCGGGGGCGTTGAAACGGGTGGGGACGGCTCGGGCTCGGCCCAGGCTTCCCGCGAGACGGCCTTCGGCACGGTTGAATTCGATCTGCGCTACCGCACGGGCGTGCTGGAAACGATGATTCTTTACTGCGAGGGGGTTCGCTACGATATTCTTAACGTCCGCGAGGGCGAGGGACGTCGGCAGTGGCTCATCATCGAAGCCCAGAAACATGACTGA
- a CDS encoding phage major capsid protein — protein sequence MSKDKLKALQEKKGRIVAEQRSLIDKADAENSRSFSAEERSQFDKHDSDIADIDRQISHYQREEADQRSVAETANKAEEEKRAKTDDKTAETAHRQAFDAYLRHGIADLTEAEKRALGGFQKAVDVNGGETRAQSAGSGAAGGYTVPREFSNELEIALKAYGGMLELGRTWGTGTGATVDWPTMDDTATKGRLLASGTDATTGSTDLGFGNKTLSAFTYTSDVIKVDNALIQDSAFNLGALITEAMGIRFGRIQNEHYTKADGTNKPEGVIINAGVFNTNVAATALTADNLIDLLHSVNRAYRKNGKYTLNDLTLAAIRKLKDNQGRYVWQLGDIQKGAPDTIWGYQYVINDDLADIGASAKSVGFGDFNKYVIRNVAQPLIIRLTERFAEFNQTAYVGFMRTDARLMNTSAVKFMQHAAA from the coding sequence ATGTCAAAAGACAAACTGAAAGCCCTTCAGGAAAAGAAAGGGCGTATTGTCGCGGAACAACGGTCACTCATCGACAAGGCAGACGCGGAGAATAGCCGCTCGTTCTCGGCCGAGGAGCGCAGCCAGTTCGACAAACACGATTCGGACATTGCCGACATTGACCGGCAAATTTCGCACTACCAGCGCGAAGAAGCTGATCAGCGCTCAGTAGCCGAAACGGCTAACAAGGCTGAAGAGGAAAAACGCGCTAAAACGGACGACAAAACGGCGGAGACGGCCCATCGGCAGGCGTTTGATGCGTATCTGCGTCATGGTATTGCTGACTTGACCGAAGCCGAAAAGCGGGCCTTGGGTGGTTTTCAAAAAGCAGTAGACGTCAATGGCGGTGAAACCCGGGCCCAGAGTGCAGGATCGGGCGCAGCGGGCGGCTACACGGTACCCCGCGAGTTTTCCAACGAACTCGAAATTGCGCTGAAAGCCTACGGCGGTATGTTGGAACTAGGCCGCACTTGGGGTACAGGTACGGGCGCCACGGTCGACTGGCCAACCATGGACGACACGGCGACCAAAGGTCGTTTGCTGGCCTCCGGCACCGATGCGACCACGGGCTCGACCGACCTTGGTTTTGGTAACAAAACGCTGAGCGCATTCACCTACACCTCGGACGTGATCAAAGTAGATAACGCTCTGATTCAAGATAGTGCGTTCAATCTGGGTGCGCTGATCACCGAAGCCATGGGCATTCGCTTTGGCCGGATTCAGAATGAGCACTACACCAAAGCCGACGGTACCAACAAACCCGAAGGCGTCATCATCAACGCGGGCGTGTTCAACACGAACGTGGCGGCAACCGCGCTCACGGCTGACAATTTGATCGATTTGCTGCACTCGGTAAACCGGGCGTACCGCAAAAACGGTAAGTACACGCTCAATGATCTGACGCTAGCGGCTATTCGCAAACTAAAGGACAACCAGGGCCGCTACGTCTGGCAGCTGGGCGATATACAGAAGGGCGCACCCGACACGATCTGGGGCTACCAGTACGTGATCAACGACGACCTGGCGGATATCGGAGCGAGCGCGAAGTCGGTTGGCTTTGGCGATTTTAACAAGTACGTCATCCGGAACGTAGCGCAACCACTGATCATCCGGTTAACGGAGCGCTTCGCTGAATTCAACCAGACGGCTTACGTGGGCTTTATGCGCACTGATGCCCGGCTGATGAATACGAGCGCCGTTAAATTCATGCAGCACGCAGCAGCCTAA
- a CDS encoding head-tail connector protein, translating to MLTARPQNPAVPLDPVMDLATACEWLRTDVGAMAELGVAADLMRSAMARIETMCKQPIFARDYFAFGEGFGLQADLPSLNVLSVTKIEYRLMGSADWVTLDASSYDWTETGELTFYPLAQMITGVSRIRVSYRAGYEPTSVPADIVQAIRLLIGRWYDIRSDEKKEVPSHAEWLIKDYVLPIL from the coding sequence ATGCTCACCGCCCGCCCGCAAAACCCCGCCGTTCCGCTTGATCCTGTCATGGATCTGGCTACCGCCTGCGAATGGCTGCGCACCGATGTCGGAGCGATGGCGGAACTAGGGGTGGCAGCGGATCTGATGCGGTCGGCGATGGCCCGGATCGAAACAATGTGCAAGCAGCCCATTTTTGCCCGGGATTATTTCGCCTTCGGGGAGGGGTTTGGCCTGCAAGCTGATCTGCCCAGTCTGAACGTGCTCAGCGTGACCAAAATCGAGTATCGGCTGATGGGTTCTGCGGACTGGGTCACACTGGATGCTTCCAGCTACGACTGGACGGAGACGGGCGAACTGACATTTTACCCGTTAGCGCAGATGATTACGGGTGTGTCCCGGATCCGCGTCAGCTACCGGGCGGGCTACGAGCCAACGAGTGTGCCGGCCGATATCGTGCAGGCCATTCGGCTGCTGATCGGGCGCTGGTATGACATCCGATCGGACGAGAAAAAGGAAGTGCCCTCGCACGCCGAGTGGCTCATCAAGGATTACGTTTTACCCATACTGTAA